Proteins co-encoded in one Haloarcula sp. DT43 genomic window:
- a CDS encoding YihY/virulence factor BrkB family protein, with translation MDRTRAVSVARHVVRTVREEEVSFLAAGIAYYMFVSLLPLLLLTLVVGTLAGGEAFAERVVSAAGDVLTPAASTLLEDALTSGAGRGGATVLGVGVTLWSALKVFRGLDTAFSRVYGTDGPDSIVGELVDGLAALGGIGIALVGLGVVGAFGTVLGVQVALGGLALVPVLAVAFLPLYYLFPDQEMTVRSAVPGAVFAGIGWTLLGTGFNVYAAQADSYQVYGVVGAVLLLVTWFYFAGQVLLVGAAVNAALADRQLQQVSRRRSGKAMSEDADDTPPPAGPGGGDADALTDEELRELREEFESFREDVEDRTLHRDEVRSDLKQYVRRRMRRGHARQWGPYVVLLYGTVMTLGAFYYLQGLWAVLAMLVVWLSTLGLYAVMIAVGVTLTATGLPGRLIDRVRDWRQ, from the coding sequence GTGGACCGTACACGCGCCGTTTCCGTCGCCCGACACGTCGTCCGCACCGTCCGGGAGGAGGAGGTCTCCTTTCTCGCCGCCGGCATCGCCTACTACATGTTCGTCTCGCTGCTGCCGCTGTTGTTGCTGACGCTGGTCGTCGGCACGCTGGCGGGCGGCGAGGCCTTCGCCGAGCGAGTCGTCAGCGCCGCCGGTGACGTGCTGACGCCGGCGGCGTCGACGCTGCTCGAAGACGCGCTGACGAGCGGGGCCGGCCGCGGCGGCGCGACCGTCCTCGGCGTCGGCGTCACGCTGTGGAGCGCGCTGAAGGTGTTCCGCGGGCTCGATACGGCCTTCAGTCGCGTCTACGGGACCGACGGCCCGGATTCGATTGTCGGGGAACTCGTCGACGGGCTGGCCGCGCTGGGGGGCATCGGCATCGCGCTGGTCGGCCTCGGCGTCGTCGGCGCGTTCGGGACGGTCCTGGGCGTCCAGGTCGCGCTCGGCGGGCTCGCGCTCGTCCCCGTGCTGGCGGTCGCGTTCCTCCCGCTGTACTACCTCTTTCCCGACCAGGAGATGACGGTACGGAGCGCCGTCCCCGGCGCGGTGTTCGCCGGTATCGGGTGGACGCTGCTCGGGACGGGGTTCAACGTCTACGCCGCACAGGCCGACTCGTACCAGGTGTACGGCGTCGTCGGCGCGGTGCTCCTGCTCGTGACGTGGTTTTACTTCGCCGGACAGGTGCTGCTCGTGGGCGCGGCGGTCAACGCGGCGCTCGCGGACCGGCAACTACAACAGGTATCGCGCCGACGGTCCGGCAAAGCGATGAGTGAGGACGCTGACGACACGCCCCCGCCAGCCGGCCCGGGCGGCGGGGACGCCGACGCGCTGACCGACGAGGAACTCAGGGAACTGCGCGAGGAGTTCGAATCGTTCCGCGAGGACGTCGAGGACCGGACGCTCCACCGCGACGAGGTGCGGTCGGACCTCAAACAGTACGTCCGCCGGCGGATGCGCCGCGGGCACGCCCGGCAGTGGGGCCCCTACGTCGTCCTGCTGTACGGCACGGTGATGACGCTGGGCGCGTTCTACTACCTGCAGGGGCTGTGGGCCGTCCTGGCGATGCTGGTCGTCTGGCTGTCGACGCTGGGCCTCTACGCCGTGATGATTGCCGTCGGCGTGACGCTCACCGCCACCGGGCTCCCTGGGCGGCTCATCGACCGCGTGCGCGACTGGCGACAGTGA
- the glnA gene encoding type I glutamate--ammonia ligase, whose amino-acid sequence MTSELSEEAQEVLDEIEEQNVDFLRLQFTDILGTIKNVSITADQAEKAFTEGIYFDGSSINGFVRIQESDMRLDPDPSTFSVLPWRENVEGGSSARLICDVIDTSTGEPFSGDPRGVLKDAIDRAEEMGYDVNAAPEPEFFLFEEDENGRATTNTNDAGGYFDLAPKDLASDVRRDIIYGLEDMGFDIEASHHEVAQGQHEINFTYDDALTTADNVATFRSVVRAIAAEHDLHATFMPKPIPRINGSGMHTHISLFQDGDNAFYDEDGQFGLSETAQSFIAGILDHAPAIAAVTNPTVNSYKRLVPGYEAPVYVAWSDRNRSALIRKPAARTPAAARIEARFPDPSCNPYLAFAALIHAGLDGIERDLECDDPVRENIYEFDEEKREEYGITTLPENLGEAIDELESDEVVSDALGEHVYENFVEAKRQEHKEYLVDVSQWELDQYLEKF is encoded by the coding sequence ATGACAAGCGAACTCTCAGAGGAGGCACAGGAGGTACTCGACGAGATAGAAGAGCAGAACGTCGACTTCCTGCGACTCCAATTCACCGACATCCTCGGCACAATCAAGAACGTCTCGATCACAGCCGACCAGGCGGAAAAAGCCTTCACAGAGGGGATTTACTTCGACGGCTCCTCCATCAACGGCTTCGTCCGCATCCAGGAGTCCGACATGCGCCTGGACCCGGACCCCTCGACGTTCTCCGTGCTCCCGTGGAGAGAAAACGTCGAAGGCGGCTCCAGCGCCCGACTCATCTGTGACGTCATCGACACGTCGACCGGCGAGCCGTTCTCGGGCGACCCCCGTGGGGTCCTCAAGGACGCCATCGACCGCGCCGAGGAGATGGGCTACGATGTCAACGCGGCCCCCGAGCCGGAGTTCTTCCTGTTCGAGGAGGACGAGAACGGCCGCGCGACCACGAACACCAACGACGCCGGCGGCTACTTCGACCTCGCGCCGAAGGACCTCGCCAGCGACGTTCGCCGAGACATCATCTACGGTCTCGAGGACATGGGCTTCGACATCGAGGCTTCCCACCACGAGGTCGCCCAGGGCCAGCACGAAATCAACTTCACGTACGACGACGCCCTGACCACGGCCGACAACGTCGCCACCTTCCGGTCCGTCGTCCGCGCCATCGCGGCCGAGCACGACCTGCACGCGACGTTCATGCCCAAGCCCATCCCGCGCATCAACGGCTCCGGGATGCACACCCACATCTCGCTGTTCCAGGACGGCGACAACGCGTTCTACGACGAGGACGGCCAGTTCGGCCTCTCGGAGACTGCCCAGAGCTTCATCGCGGGCATCCTCGACCACGCACCCGCCATCGCCGCGGTCACCAACCCGACCGTGAACTCCTACAAGCGGCTGGTCCCGGGCTACGAGGCCCCCGTCTACGTCGCCTGGTCCGACCGCAACCGCTCGGCGCTCATCCGCAAGCCGGCCGCCCGCACGCCGGCCGCCGCGCGTATCGAGGCCCGCTTCCCCGACCCGTCGTGTAACCCCTATCTCGCCTTCGCCGCCCTCATCCACGCCGGGCTGGACGGCATCGAGCGCGACCTCGAGTGCGACGACCCGGTCCGCGAGAACATCTACGAGTTCGACGAGGAGAAGCGCGAGGAGTACGGCATCACCACGCTGCCCGAGAACCTCGGCGAGGCCATCGACGAACTCGAATCCGACGAAGTCGTCAGCGACGCGCTGGGCGAGCACGTCTACGAGAACTTCGTCGAGGCCAAGCGCCAGGAACACAAGGAGTACCTCGTCGACGTTTCCCAGTGGGAACTCGACCAGTACCTCGAGAAGTTCTAA
- a CDS encoding MATE family efflux transporter has product MRLTLNPVRGVLLFVGALLARAGLVERERVRRATALSWPRIVTGLARMSKSTVDVAMVGLALGPTAIAGVGFAAPFWELVFALGGGVAGGTIGMVSQRYGADADEELAVTVTTSAVVVLGLTVPLMAAYRVGPGLLVDLVGTGSTAVEYGRQYLRVVALGVPFAALNLIGSRTLVGADDAWTPMLLRAGGAVVNIALNALFIFGFGLGVVGAAMGTVIANVLVTVGFAVGLVRGGLPVIGAFPVQVPMARPFLDRELGWDLAETGAPLVGANLARTGAQFPRLFIVGLFGPGVVSAYVVALRVRALLDTPNWGLSLASSSLVGQALGDGDEAEATVWAETVLRLSVGVYIVVAAALFPFSRGIARLFVSDPTVLPLVTVFVAVACASVVFRGVDGGAVGPLRASGDTRWPLYSQLAGMYLFALPLAYLGHVTPLGELALYASLVVETAVPAAVTYYRFRSGTWRVVSRSYRPDAALDD; this is encoded by the coding sequence GTGCGTCTCACACTCAATCCAGTCCGTGGCGTCCTCCTGTTCGTCGGCGCGCTGCTGGCCCGAGCGGGACTCGTCGAGCGCGAACGGGTCCGCCGGGCGACGGCCCTGTCCTGGCCCCGCATCGTCACCGGGCTCGCCCGGATGTCGAAGTCGACAGTCGACGTGGCGATGGTCGGGCTGGCGCTCGGGCCGACGGCCATCGCCGGCGTCGGCTTCGCCGCCCCGTTCTGGGAACTGGTGTTCGCGCTGGGCGGCGGCGTCGCCGGGGGCACCATCGGCATGGTGTCACAGCGGTACGGGGCCGACGCCGACGAGGAGTTGGCGGTCACCGTCACGACCAGCGCGGTCGTCGTACTGGGGCTGACAGTGCCGCTCATGGCGGCGTACCGGGTCGGTCCCGGCCTGCTCGTCGACCTCGTCGGAACGGGGTCGACGGCCGTCGAGTACGGCCGCCAGTACCTGCGGGTCGTCGCGCTCGGGGTGCCCTTCGCCGCGCTGAACCTCATCGGCAGCCGGACGCTGGTCGGGGCCGACGACGCCTGGACCCCGATGCTGTTGCGGGCCGGCGGCGCGGTCGTCAACATCGCGCTGAACGCCCTGTTCATCTTCGGGTTCGGCCTCGGCGTCGTCGGCGCGGCGATGGGGACGGTCATCGCGAACGTGCTGGTCACGGTCGGGTTCGCGGTCGGACTGGTCCGTGGTGGCCTGCCGGTAATCGGCGCGTTCCCGGTCCAGGTGCCGATGGCACGGCCGTTCCTCGACCGTGAGTTGGGGTGGGACCTCGCGGAGACCGGCGCGCCGCTCGTGGGCGCGAACCTCGCGCGGACCGGGGCGCAGTTCCCGCGGCTGTTCATCGTCGGCCTGTTCGGGCCTGGCGTGGTGTCGGCCTACGTCGTGGCGCTTCGCGTCCGGGCGCTGCTCGATACGCCCAACTGGGGGCTGAGCCTCGCGTCCAGCAGCCTGGTCGGTCAGGCGCTGGGCGACGGCGACGAGGCCGAGGCGACCGTCTGGGCGGAGACGGTGCTCCGGCTGAGCGTCGGCGTCTACATCGTCGTCGCGGCGGCCCTGTTCCCGTTCTCGCGGGGCATCGCCCGCCTGTTCGTCTCCGACCCGACGGTGCTCCCGCTGGTGACGGTGTTCGTCGCCGTGGCGTGTGCCAGCGTCGTGTTCCGAGGGGTCGACGGCGGCGCAGTGGGGCCGCTCCGGGCCAGCGGCGACACACGCTGGCCGCTGTACTCCCAGTTGGCCGGGATGTACCTGTTCGCGCTCCCGCTTGCGTATCTCGGCCACGTCACCCCGCTGGGCGAACTCGCGCTGTACGCCTCGCTGGTCGTCGAGACGGCCGTGCCGGCGGCGGTGACCTACTACCGCTTCCGGTCGGGAACGTGGCGGGTCGTGAGCCGCTCGTACCGGCCCGACGCGGCGCTGGACGACTGA
- a CDS encoding antitoxin VapB family protein, translating to MATADEQIRVSDTVKRELDRRRREGESYNDVLQRMLADDRDLMAGFGRWADEQADRAREARKKSKQKSKDRMRRLADDE from the coding sequence ATGGCGACCGCGGATGAGCAGATTCGAGTTAGCGACACGGTGAAGCGAGAACTTGACCGCCGCCGCCGGGAGGGCGAGAGCTATAACGATGTGTTGCAGCGGATGCTTGCGGACGACCGCGACCTCATGGCTGGGTTCGGCCGGTGGGCAGACGAACAGGCTGACCGGGCCCGAGAGGCACGTAAGAAGTCCAAGCAGAAGTCGAAAGACCGGATGCGTCGACTGGCGGACGACGAATGA
- a CDS encoding SDR family oxidoreductase has translation MATGDSVVLLTGAASGIGAATARAFADDGWTVYATDVRTEFPTAVRERCRCLELDVTDGEQVEAVVDRIIAETGRLDCLVNNAGYAVAGPAEDVDGDDVRKQFDVLVHGPHRLVQAVLPEMRERGGRIVTVSSVLGHTASPGLGAYSAGKAAVESLTDALRIEVADTEGVHVSLVEPAWVETGFAEGALEGLRDANRTPTYDRTYDALEDGWVLTGGPLATTPETVATTVLAAATDDPPKARYPVGAFAAFVRWTHWLPARLQDPIHRGFGRVSAALGRWL, from the coding sequence ATGGCTACAGGGGATTCTGTCGTCCTGCTGACCGGCGCGGCGTCGGGCATCGGTGCCGCGACAGCGCGGGCGTTCGCCGACGACGGCTGGACCGTCTACGCGACGGACGTCCGGACCGAGTTTCCGACCGCCGTCCGCGAGCGCTGTCGCTGTCTCGAACTCGACGTGACCGACGGCGAGCAGGTCGAGGCCGTCGTCGACCGGATTATCGCGGAGACCGGGCGACTCGACTGTCTGGTGAACAACGCCGGCTACGCGGTCGCCGGGCCCGCCGAGGACGTCGACGGCGACGACGTTCGCAAACAGTTCGACGTGCTGGTCCACGGGCCACACCGGCTCGTACAGGCGGTGCTCCCCGAGATGCGCGAGCGCGGCGGGCGCATCGTCACCGTCTCCAGCGTGCTGGGCCACACCGCCTCGCCCGGGCTCGGCGCGTACTCGGCCGGCAAGGCCGCCGTCGAGTCACTGACCGACGCGCTGCGGATAGAGGTCGCCGATACGGAGGGAGTCCACGTCTCGCTCGTCGAACCGGCGTGGGTCGAGACCGGCTTTGCCGAGGGCGCGCTGGAGGGGCTGCGCGACGCGAACCGGACGCCGACCTACGACCGGACCTACGACGCGCTGGAGGACGGCTGGGTGCTCACCGGCGGGCCGCTGGCGACGACGCCGGAAACCGTCGCCACGACGGTGCTGGCCGCGGCGACCGACGACCCGCCGAAGGCCCGCTACCCCGTCGGTGCCTTCGCGGCGTTCGTCCGGTGGACCCACTGGCTCCCGGCACGGTTGCAGGACCCGATTCACCGCGGGTTCGGCCGCGTGAGCGCGGCGCTGGGGCGGTGGCTGTGA
- a CDS encoding tRNA (guanine(26)-N(2))-dimethyltransferase, whose product MRVSEGRVSVTVPEQPDAGKGADVFFNPVQELNRDITVAALRAYRERTPRVSTYLDATAASGIRGVRAAANDWETTLCDIDDDATALCEQNLERNDLAASVRRSDANVLMHSEAFDVVDVDPFGTPIPFADAAVQGTKHLLCVTATDTAPLCGAHFESGVRSYGAVPRNTEFHAEMGMRVLLSAMVRTAARYDIAARPILSHATKHYARTYLEFDHGAKVANDCIDDLGYVHHCQHCLWRDHERGLIADAPDACTVCDEHLQTAGPIWLGRTCDPEFADAVADHVTEEMGTADEAMELLATLGAEIDTPTHYDQHRLCKRWGRGAEAMDTFIEKLRDAGFDASRTHYGGTTFKTDADVVEIREATAD is encoded by the coding sequence ATGCGCGTCAGTGAGGGCCGAGTGAGCGTCACGGTGCCGGAACAGCCCGACGCGGGGAAGGGCGCGGACGTGTTCTTCAACCCCGTTCAGGAGCTGAACCGCGACATCACCGTGGCGGCACTGCGGGCCTACCGAGAGCGAACCCCGCGCGTGTCGACGTATCTGGACGCCACCGCCGCAAGCGGTATCCGGGGCGTCCGCGCGGCGGCCAACGACTGGGAGACGACGCTGTGTGACATCGACGACGACGCGACGGCGCTGTGTGAGCAGAACCTCGAACGCAACGACCTCGCCGCATCGGTCCGGCGGTCGGACGCGAACGTGCTCATGCACTCGGAGGCGTTCGACGTGGTCGACGTGGACCCGTTCGGGACGCCCATCCCCTTCGCCGACGCGGCCGTCCAGGGGACCAAACACCTCCTCTGTGTGACGGCCACCGACACGGCCCCGCTGTGTGGGGCCCACTTCGAGAGCGGCGTCCGCTCGTACGGCGCGGTCCCGCGCAACACGGAGTTCCACGCCGAGATGGGGATGCGCGTCCTCCTGTCGGCGATGGTCCGCACCGCCGCCCGCTACGACATCGCCGCCCGGCCGATTCTCAGCCACGCGACGAAACACTACGCCCGGACCTACCTGGAGTTCGACCACGGCGCGAAAGTCGCCAACGACTGCATCGACGACCTCGGGTACGTCCACCACTGCCAGCACTGCCTCTGGCGCGACCACGAGCGCGGCCTCATCGCCGACGCTCCCGACGCCTGCACGGTCTGTGACGAACACCTCCAGACCGCCGGCCCCATCTGGCTCGGCCGGACCTGCGACCCCGAGTTCGCCGACGCCGTCGCCGACCACGTGACGGAGGAGATGGGCACCGCCGACGAGGCGATGGAGCTGCTGGCGACGCTCGGGGCCGAAATCGACACGCCGACCCACTACGACCAGCACCGCCTCTGCAAGCGCTGGGGCCGCGGCGCGGAGGCGATGGACACTTTCATCGAGAAACTGCGGGACGCCGGCTTCGACGCCTCCCGGACCCACTACGGCGGCACGACGTTCAAGACGGACGCCGACGTGGTCGAAATCCGCGAGGCGACGGCCGACTGA
- a CDS encoding phosphatase PAP2 family protein: MMRAVGVAEVLSALPGAVVVLFALVTQLGDFWFTFSACALLYWLGPRTPALGRGLTRDRTAMVVALLAGAVALAVSLKAVFALPRPPGAGTATHADLVPVALRGVYESMATGEGYGFPSGHATVSLLVWGGFAWALRVGTRRSRTAVAAAVVGLIGLSRLVLGVHYLADVLAGFAIAGTFLWLALAALGTPERVFGLAAAVAGVALLVAGLSRDTGAALGLTVGGAVVWSLVGDSIPDPTRRGVAFTVLLGVATVGVLLGGTLALEPTPGVVGLAAALGTGLLLALPLAGEGLAEKY; the protein is encoded by the coding sequence GTGATGCGGGCTGTCGGCGTCGCCGAGGTGCTGTCGGCCCTGCCCGGCGCGGTCGTCGTGCTGTTCGCGCTGGTCACCCAACTGGGGGACTTCTGGTTCACCTTCTCGGCGTGTGCGCTGCTGTACTGGCTGGGGCCGCGGACCCCGGCGCTCGGTCGGGGCCTCACCCGCGACCGGACGGCGATGGTGGTCGCGCTGCTCGCCGGCGCGGTCGCGCTCGCCGTCTCGCTGAAGGCGGTGTTCGCACTGCCGCGGCCGCCGGGCGCGGGGACGGCGACCCACGCCGACTTGGTGCCGGTGGCGCTACGGGGAGTCTACGAGTCGATGGCGACCGGCGAGGGCTACGGCTTCCCCAGCGGTCACGCGACCGTCTCGCTGCTCGTCTGGGGCGGGTTCGCGTGGGCGCTCCGGGTCGGCACCCGACGGAGCCGAACCGCGGTCGCCGCCGCCGTCGTCGGCCTCATCGGGCTCTCGCGGCTGGTGCTCGGCGTCCACTACCTCGCCGACGTGCTCGCGGGCTTTGCCATCGCCGGAACCTTCCTCTGGCTCGCGCTGGCCGCGCTCGGGACGCCCGAGCGGGTGTTCGGCCTCGCCGCCGCCGTCGCCGGGGTGGCGCTGCTCGTCGCCGGCCTCTCGCGGGACACTGGAGCGGCGCTGGGGCTGACCGTCGGTGGGGCCGTCGTCTGGTCGCTCGTCGGCGACTCGATTCCCGACCCGACCCGCCGCGGCGTCGCGTTCACCGTGTTGCTCGGCGTCGCTACGGTCGGCGTCCTCCTCGGCGGGACGCTCGCCCTCGAACCGACGCCGGGCGTCGTCGGGCTCGCGGCGGCGCTGGGGACCGGGCTGCTACTGGCGCTGCCGCTGGCCGGTGAGGGACTCGCGGAAAAATACTGA
- the lrp gene encoding HTH-type transcriptional regulator Lrp, translating to MTYENLDRELVNALLGDGRASLRSLGEDLDVSVTTVSNHLSDLEDEGIINGYTPKVDYDKLGYDVTAIIQLKVEGSSLPAVTSDLKEHKQMISVYEVTGDYDIIAVGKFTDTDGMNAQIKELLTDPDIRESNTSVVLNAASEHEQFDLDLKE from the coding sequence ATGACGTACGAAAATCTCGACCGTGAGCTAGTGAATGCCCTGCTGGGGGATGGCCGCGCGAGCCTCCGGAGCCTGGGCGAAGACCTCGACGTCTCGGTGACGACCGTCTCGAACCACCTCTCTGACCTCGAAGACGAGGGCATCATCAACGGCTACACGCCGAAGGTCGACTACGACAAGCTCGGCTACGACGTGACGGCCATCATCCAGCTCAAGGTCGAGGGGTCGTCGCTCCCGGCAGTCACGAGCGACCTGAAAGAGCACAAACAGATGATTTCGGTGTACGAGGTCACCGGCGACTACGACATCATCGCGGTCGGGAAGTTCACCGACACCGACGGCATGAACGCCCAGATAAAGGAACTGCTCACCGACCCCGACATCAGGGAGTCAAACACCTCCGTCGTGCTCAACGCCGCGAGCGAGCACGAGCAGTTCGACCTCGACCTCAAGGAGTAA
- a CDS encoding histidine kinase N-terminal 7TM domain-containing protein: MDLPWLALGSFAAGLGSVYLLTRLRTHWGKPGAQWFVATIVTQTGWCFAYGAALLVFDPTLRLALEMVAWLGIIWIGFCFLSFALGYTGRTSVLESWWYRAVAVLPLAGTALVVTNPLHTVVWEGFRVVPVAGSAGAEYAVLPVGLLTIIVAMLFVSFGTLLVFDTVVSYGPLYRREALAVGLSPIPPGAAVLLWAGGVGPVPAVNLTTLMFLPHVALDLYAFVRSDMFEFHPATRRAGERAAIHDIATPVAIVDEQGRVVNLNPAAERMLAVDKHAALTEPLNGFLTGDTIETDGGESRLSIDTGGRHRECKVRQTALRDESGTQLGYTVVFQDITDEIRRERRLEVLNRFLRHNVRNESVVIQARAELLAAELDGEQADHAATIERSVTRLVDSGQKARTLAEAGAGDAAPEPVVLADLAAEVVAAAREEYGGSVAVEIPDDLRLTTQPALLEILLANLVENALQHVPDAAVTVSAAVEGDDVVVTVSDDGPGVPDHELGVLERGRETDLNHGSGIGLWLVRWTTTTLEGDLDFDTSDGTTATVRLPRERTVAEAR, from the coding sequence ATGGACCTCCCGTGGCTGGCGCTTGGCTCGTTCGCCGCGGGACTCGGCTCGGTGTATCTGCTGACACGGCTCCGGACTCACTGGGGCAAGCCCGGCGCGCAGTGGTTCGTGGCGACCATCGTCACGCAGACGGGCTGGTGTTTCGCCTACGGGGCGGCGCTGCTCGTGTTCGACCCGACCCTTCGGCTCGCGCTGGAGATGGTCGCCTGGCTGGGCATCATCTGGATAGGCTTCTGTTTCCTCTCCTTTGCGCTTGGCTACACCGGCCGGACGAGCGTCCTGGAGAGCTGGTGGTACCGGGCCGTGGCGGTGCTCCCGCTGGCCGGCACGGCGCTGGTCGTCACGAACCCGCTCCACACCGTCGTCTGGGAGGGGTTCCGTGTCGTGCCGGTCGCCGGCAGCGCCGGGGCGGAGTACGCGGTTTTGCCGGTCGGACTGCTCACGATTATCGTCGCGATGCTGTTCGTCAGTTTCGGGACGCTGCTGGTGTTCGATACGGTCGTCAGCTACGGCCCGCTGTACCGACGCGAGGCGCTGGCGGTCGGCCTGAGCCCGATACCGCCCGGCGCTGCGGTGTTGCTGTGGGCCGGCGGCGTCGGGCCGGTGCCGGCGGTGAACCTGACGACGCTCATGTTCCTGCCCCACGTCGCCCTGGACCTGTACGCGTTCGTCCGCAGCGACATGTTCGAGTTCCACCCGGCAACCCGCCGGGCCGGCGAGCGGGCGGCCATCCACGACATCGCCACCCCGGTCGCCATCGTCGACGAGCAGGGTCGCGTGGTGAACCTCAACCCCGCCGCCGAGCGGATGCTCGCCGTCGACAAGCACGCGGCGCTGACGGAGCCGCTGAACGGCTTCCTGACGGGCGATACCATCGAGACCGACGGCGGGGAGTCCCGGCTCTCCATCGATACCGGGGGCCGCCACCGCGAGTGCAAGGTCCGACAGACGGCGCTGCGGGACGAGTCGGGCACCCAGTTGGGTTACACGGTCGTCTTTCAGGACATCACCGACGAAATCCGACGCGAGCGCCGCCTCGAAGTGCTCAACCGCTTTCTCAGGCACAACGTCCGCAACGAGAGCGTCGTCATCCAGGCCCGCGCGGAGCTACTGGCGGCGGAACTCGACGGCGAGCAGGCCGACCACGCGGCGACCATCGAGCGGTCGGTCACGCGCCTGGTCGACTCCGGCCAGAAGGCCCGCACCCTCGCCGAAGCGGGGGCCGGCGACGCGGCCCCCGAACCCGTCGTGCTGGCCGACCTCGCCGCCGAGGTCGTGGCGGCCGCCCGCGAGGAGTACGGCGGCTCGGTCGCTGTGGAGATACCCGACGACCTCCGGCTGACGACCCAGCCGGCCCTGCTTGAGATTCTGCTCGCCAACCTCGTCGAGAACGCCCTCCAGCACGTCCCGGACGCCGCAGTGACCGTCAGCGCCGCGGTCGAGGGTGACGACGTGGTGGTGACCGTCAGCGACGACGGCCCCGGGGTGCCGGACCACGAACTCGGCGTGCTGGAGCGGGGCCGTGAGACGGACCTGAACCACGGCAGCGGCATCGGCCTCTGGCTCGTCCGCTGGACGACCACGACACTTGAGGGGGACCTCGACTTCGACACGAGCGACGGAACGACGGCGACGGTGCGACTGCCCCGGGAGCGGACGGTCGCCGAAGCAAGATGA
- a CDS encoding PIN domain-containing protein, with the protein MKVLDATFLIDYLNGVDATAAYLLAHDDERFIIPAPAYAEVLVGAGNAPDGDVAAVTADLSWGEVYETDKETAEIAGEIASEVGPQGRFLAGMDGLIAAVGRELDAPVVSDDSDLTHEETKRVVDVEEYR; encoded by the coding sequence ATGAAAGTCCTCGACGCGACATTTCTCATCGACTATCTCAACGGTGTCGACGCCACCGCTGCGTATCTACTGGCCCATGACGATGAACGGTTCATTATCCCGGCCCCAGCGTACGCCGAGGTCCTTGTCGGAGCGGGGAATGCCCCGGATGGCGATGTCGCAGCGGTAACAGCTGACCTTTCGTGGGGTGAGGTTTACGAGACCGACAAGGAAACAGCTGAGATAGCCGGCGAAATCGCTAGCGAGGTTGGACCGCAAGGCCGGTTCCTCGCCGGGATGGACGGTCTCATCGCCGCCGTGGGCCGAGAACTTGATGCACCCGTGGTCTCCGATGACAGTGATCTCACGCACGAAGAGACCAAGCGCGTCGTAGACGTTGAAGAGTATCGTTGA
- a CDS encoding acetoacetate decarboxylase family protein, with product MTRLSDGDRVRLSTGHEVTLPLVTEATVAGAVLPARYDVAASLLPDGLTPVRATAQRAAVVVLCVEYHRIGDDAMAPYDEFAVMVAATPGRRPPLLPLLTRAAGAYVWSLPVTTESARALGDEIWGYPKTVADIDHRDDATRRETTVVEDGDRVATVGIDWPRTWARRERIASYAVREGRLERTPVAFQGKLGAAPLSGRVHVDPGDHERADTLRALDLGPRSVLRFSLDGRITYGAGRAVER from the coding sequence GTGACGCGACTCTCCGACGGCGACCGGGTTCGGCTCTCGACGGGCCACGAGGTGACGCTCCCGCTGGTCACCGAGGCGACAGTCGCCGGCGCGGTACTCCCGGCGCGATACGACGTTGCGGCGTCGCTGCTGCCCGACGGACTGACGCCGGTCCGGGCGACGGCGCAGCGGGCCGCGGTCGTTGTCCTCTGTGTCGAGTACCACCGCATCGGCGACGACGCGATGGCCCCCTACGACGAGTTCGCGGTGATGGTTGCGGCGACGCCTGGGCGACGACCGCCGTTGCTGCCCCTGCTGACCCGCGCGGCCGGGGCCTACGTCTGGTCGCTGCCGGTGACGACCGAGTCCGCCCGCGCCCTCGGCGACGAAATCTGGGGCTACCCGAAGACGGTCGCCGACATCGACCATCGCGACGACGCGACCCGCCGCGAGACGACGGTCGTCGAGGACGGCGACCGCGTGGCGACGGTGGGAATCGACTGGCCCCGGACCTGGGCGCGCCGGGAGCGGATAGCGAGCTACGCGGTCCGGGAGGGGCGACTCGAACGGACGCCCGTCGCGTTCCAGGGGAAACTGGGGGCCGCGCCGCTGAGCGGGCGCGTCCACGTCGACCCGGGCGACCACGAGCGGGCCGACACGCTCCGCGCGCTGGACCTCGGCCCCCGGTCGGTGCTCCGGTTCTCGCTGGACGGACGGATTACGTACGGCGCTGGGCGGGCGGTAGAGCGGTAG